Genomic window (Acidobacteriota bacterium):
CAGGTTGCGATATAGCGTGGAGGTATCGCCGGAAAAATTTGTCTTGAAAATATCCAGCAACCCGTCACCGTCGAAATCGCCTGCGCTGACCCCCATTCCTGCCTGCGGTTTGCCGTCGCCGCTGTAGGCTGCGCCAGATTCGACGCCAATGTCTGTAAAGGTTCCGTTTCCGTTGTTGTGATACAGCGCCGCCGGAGCCGAATCGTTCGCAACGTAAATGTCCGGCCAGGAGTCGTTGTCGAAATCGGCGATCAGCACGCCGAGCGCGTATGTCCCAAGCGTTTTTCGTATGCCCGCCTTTTCGGAAACATCTGTAAACGTTCCGTTGCCGTTGTTCCTGTACAAAGTGTTGACGCCTCCGGTGAGCCCTGGCGGGCCGCAAGCGACCATCACTCCTTTGTAAAGGCACGGGCCGGTTTCCGGCGTCGGCGCAGTTTTCACGTCGAAATCAATGTAACTGCCGACGAACAAATCCAGGTCGCCGTCTTTGTCATAATCCAGAAAAGCGCTGCCCGATCCCCATTTTGTTTTATTCACGCCGACTCCGGCTTTGTCGGTGGTGTCTGTGAAGGTTCCGTTTCCGTTGTTGTGATAGAGCGCGTTTTTGCCGAAGTAGGAAATGAACAGATCGTCCCAACCGTCGTTGTCGTAATCGCCGACGCAAACGGCTTGACCCCATCCTGTCCGGGCCAGTCCGGCTTTGGCCGCCACGTCTGTAAACGTTCCGTTGCGATTGTTTTTATACAAGTGAGCAGTCGGTTCCAGCGCTTTGGTAATTCCGCTGAAACGCGTTCCGTTGACGAAAAACACATCCAACCATCCGTCATTGTCATAATCAAACCAAGCCACGCCGCAGCCTGTCGTTTCCAGCAAGTATTTGTTTTTGTGCTCGTCGCCGTAAACGGTCTTGTGCGTCAGCCCGGCGGTTTGGGCGATGTTGACGAAGGAGACTTTGAAATCAGGAAGAGTGGTGGATTGTGTGATTGCGGAGCGGGCGCTGCCGAGCGATAGTGTTACCAAAACAATTGCCAGCAGAAGATAGCGGGAAGTGTTCATCACGCGGCGCACTATAAATTGCGATTTGGAGACTCCGCAACCGGGTGCGCCACGTCGGCAGAGAAGCGGGGTCATTGTTCTAGCACGTGATGCGTGACGTAGGAAATTTGAATTGGCACACCACCGCTGACTTTTACTTTCAGCACCAACTGAAAATAGTTGGGCAGTTGTGGCGCTTCGCCCGGCGGAGCAATGTTCAAATGAGACGTCAGGTCACGTATGTATTCGGGCTGAGTGACGTATTCGACAGCAGCCTGGGTGCCAAAGGTGTTGATCCCAGCCAAAATCATCAACCGATTTCGTTCGCTTAAACCCTTCAGCACACTGATCACGGCGTAATCTTCCGAAATCTGACTGGGAGATGGGCCAAACTGCCTGGAGGTGTAATGCTCTTGTTCGCCTTCCTGAGGGTTGGTGTTGATGATGGCCAGCCATTGATCTTGGGCATGATCTTTCAGAGGACGAAAAACGAAATCCTGTTTTTGGGGGAGTTCTTTCAGAAACAGATTTTCGGCTGGCGACCCCAAAACAATAATGTTTTCAATTTTTACGTCATCCCAACTTAAGGACAGGCTCCGTTTCACGCGAAAGGGATGATGAATTCGCCCAAAGAAGTCGCTGAGAAAATAAACGCCCATTGCTTCGCCAATTCCCGTGTAATGATCCACGATGGGCAGAGAATGAAACTGCTCCGGCTCCTCTGCAAACTCAGCGTCGCTGGCCTTATACAGCTTCATTCCCTGTTCGTAAGTGCCGTGCAAAATGGTATTGCTGAAAACGACGAGCAGTGGATCGGGCGCATAAATCAACTCTCCCCACAATGGTTCCGCCAATGCAGTGAATTCTGCTCGTGCCGCTTCTTCGGAATCCACTTGCAGGCTGGCCCTAATCCCCAGAGTTTCGTCGAGCAGGCGAGAAAACACGGGTGTGTAATGGCCTTTGGGCAGATCAATCAGAATCTTGTCGCCCTTTCCTTCTTTTGAATAATACTCTGCTAGTTTGGTCCGCAACCGTCCCGCCTGCACGCGAACAATCGAATCTATGCGTGGGTTGTAATCCTGACTCCGTCCGAATACT
Coding sequences:
- a CDS encoding CRTAC1 family protein encodes the protein MNTSRYLLLAIVLVTLSLGSARSAITQSTTLPDFKVSFVNIAQTAGLTHKTVYGDEHKNKYLLETTGCGVAWFDYDNDGWLDVFFVNGTRFSGITKALEPTAHLYKNNRNGTFTDVAAKAGLARTGWGQAVCVGDYDNDGWDDLFISYFGKNALYHNNGNGTFTDTTDKAGVGVNKTKWGSGSAFLDYDKDGDLDLFVGSYIDFDVKTAPTPETGPCLYKGVMVACGPPGLTGGVNTLYRNNGNGTFTDVSEKAGIRKTLGTYALGVLIADFDNDSWPDIYVANDSAPAALYHNNGNGTFTDIGVESGAAYSGDGKPQAGMGVSAGDFDGDGLLDIFKTNFSGDTSTLYRNLGKNSFDDVTFASGIGLNTRWLGWGCGFFDPDNDGWLDVLLVNGHVYPEVEKLTTEAGYQQRKVLYRNLRKGGFQDVTEKIGGALMEPTSSRGCAFGDFDNDGDIDVVINPVNETPVLMRLDTPSPKNGGNNWIAVKTIGVASNRTGIGARITCKTDEQTQFNEVRSGGSYYSQNDLRVHFGLGKASKVNSLEIRWPSGKVDVLNDVAVNQIIIVKEGSSPAPKP